The Arvicanthis niloticus isolate mArvNil1 chromosome 2, mArvNil1.pat.X, whole genome shotgun sequence genome includes a window with the following:
- the Lypd6 gene encoding ly6/PLAUR domain-containing protein 6: MEPNPALAWLLLLSLVADCLKAAQSRDFTVKDIIYLHPSTTPYPGGFKCFTCEKAADNYECNRWAPDIYCPRDTRYCYTQHTMEVTGNSISVTKRCVPLEECLSTGCRDSEHDGYKICTSCCEGNICNLPLPRNETDATFATTSPINQTSGHPHCVSVIVSCLWVWLGLTL, from the exons ATGGAACCTAACCCTGCCCTGGCCTGGCTCCTGCTGCTGAGCCTGGTGGCCGACTGTCTGAAAGCTGCTCAATCCCGAGACTTCACAGTGAAAGACATAATCTACCTCCACCCTTCAA CCACTCCATATCCTGGCGGATTTAAATGTTTCACCTGTGAAAAAGCAGCAGACAATTATGAATGCAATCGATGGGCTCCTGACATCTACTGTCCTCGAG ACACCAGATACTGCTATACTCAGCACACCATGGAAGTCACAGGAAACAGTATCTCTGTCACCAAACGCTGTGTCCCACTGGAGGAGTGTTTATCCACAGGCTGCAGAGACTCGGAGCATGATGGCTACAAG atcTGCACCTCCTGCTGTGAAGGAAATATCTGTAATCTACCGCTCCCTCGAAATGAAACTGATGCCACATTTGCCACCACATCGCCTATCAATCAGACGAGTGGGCACCCACACTGTGTGTCAGTGATTGTGTCCTGCTTGTGGGTGTGGCTGGGACTCACCTTGTAG